A genomic window from Syngnathus typhle isolate RoL2023-S1 ecotype Sweden linkage group LG18, RoL_Styp_1.0, whole genome shotgun sequence includes:
- the LOC133142970 gene encoding C1q-related factor-like produces the protein MLVLVLVVLIPVLVSSVGGGEEGGGRFEMLGTCRMVCDPFPTAVEPINAEQQVDERADPSDTSVGPPVPTLPAHALQGRPGRPGQPGPPGPPGEPGPPGPKGPPGILGLGGTGSVSTATYNTAARVAFYAGLRNPQEGYDVLRFDDVVTNIGGNFDGATGKFTCKIPGTYFFIYNVLMRGGDGTSMWADLIKNGLVRASAIAQDQDQSYDYASNSVIVHLDAGDEVCIKLDGGKAHGGNSNKYTTFSGFILYAD, from the exons ATGCTGGTGCTGGTCCTGGTGGTGCTCATCCCCGTGCTGGTCAGCTCCGTCGGAGGAGGCGAGGAAGGCGGTGGCAGGTTTGAGATGCTGGGCACCTGCCGCATGGTGTGCGACCCCTTCCCCACCGCGGTGGAGCCGATCAACGCTGAGCAACAGGTGGACGAGCGGGCCGACCCGAGCGACACCAGCGTCGGGCCGCCGGTGCCCACTTTACCTGCTCACGCCTTGCAGGGTAGACCCGGGAGACCGGGTCAGCCCGGTCCCCCGGGGCCCCCCGGAGAGCCGGGCCCGCCGGGACCCAAGGGACCTCCCGGGATTCTGGGCTTGGGGGGTACGGGCTCGGTGAGCACGGCCACCTACAACACGGCGGCCCGAGTGGCTTTCTACGCGGGGCTCCGGAACCCGCAGGAAGGCTATGACGTCCTGCGATTCGACGACGTGGTGACCAACATCGGGGGGAACTTCGACGGCGCCACGGGCAAGTTCACGTGCAAAATTCCCGGCACCTACTTCTTCATATACAACGTTCTGATGAGGGGAGGAGACGGCACCAGCATGTGGGCCGACTTGATCAAGAATGGTCTG GTCAGGGCGAGCGCCATCGCTCAGGACCAGGACCAGAGCTACGACTACGCCAGCAATAGCGTCATCGTGCATTTGGATGCGGGTGACGAGGTGTGCATCAAGTTGGACGGGGGCAAGGCGCACGGGGGCAACAGCAACAAGTACACCACCTTCTCGGGCTTCATCCTGTACGCGGACTGA
- the dcakd gene encoding dephospho-CoA kinase domain-containing protein, with protein MYLVGLTGGISSGKSTVSSMLRELGCPIIDADVVARKVVEPRSPAHSRIIFHFGREVLLESGEIDRQKLGRLIFADEEKRKLLNSITHPEIHKEMLKQILFYFIRGYRYVVLDVPLLFEARKLTQFLNHTVVVYCDPATQLARLMQRDDLTAEEAEQRLAAQMPLKEKRGLASHVIENSGTREDTQRQVLQLHTKLEDSMDFLPVRVLAVTAAAGLGAMLLYAVKMLLS; from the exons ATGTATTTGGTGGGCCTGACGGGAGGCATTTCCTCAGGAAAAAGCACGGTATCGTCGATGTTGCGTGAACTTGGTTGCCCCATCATCGACGCAGATGTTGTGGCCCGGAAAG TGGTGGAGCCCCGCTCGCCAGCCCATTCACGTATCATCTTCCACTTTGGGCGCGAGGTGCTGCTGGAGAGCGGCGAGATCGACCGGCAGAAGCTGGGCCGTCTCATCTTCGCCGACGAGGAGAAACGCAAGCTGCTCAACTCCATCACACACCCGGAGATCCATAAGGAGATGCTCAAGCAGATCCTCTTCTACTTCATCAGAG gGTATCGCTACGTGGTGCTGGACGTACCGCTTCTCTTTGAAGCCAGAAAGCTCACGCAGTTTCTCAACCACACTGTTGTTGTTTACTG CGATCCGGCCACCCAGCTGGCGCGCCTGATGCAGCGAGACGACCTGACGGCGGAGGAGGCCGAGCAGCGGCTGGCGGCGCAAATGCCGCTCAAGGAGAAACGCGGCCTGGCCAGCCACGTTATCGAGAACTCGGGCACGCGCGAGGACACCCAGCGCCAGGTGCTGCAGCTGCACACCAAGCTGGAGGACTCCATGGACTTCCTCCCTGTGCGGGTGCTGGCTGtgaccgccgccgccggcctGGGCGCGATGCTCCTCTACGCCGTCAAGATGCTTTTGTCCTAG
- the pus3 gene encoding tRNA pseudouridine(38/39) synthase, protein MSETLIQRIKELEEEVEKLKSQLNGNHTETNACPNNNKTNGKKGKKACKERPFDFSAHPRRHVALRLAYLGWAYQGFAVQENTDNTVEARLFEALLKTRLIQDRQSSNYHRCGRTDKGVSAFSQVITIDLRSTQYSGLGVSVPEDSKQDTAAAPELPYVKMLNRVLPRDIRILEWAPAAEGFSARFDCQSRTYRYYFPRGSLDVAAMTDAAKRYEGTHDFRNLCKMDVGNGVLQFERTILSATVEPADPQRADGTHPHDLFVFEIKGLAFLYHQVRCMMAVLLLIGQKLEAPEIIHSLLDVHNNPRKPQYSMAVDYPLVLYDCHFDGLSWKRDAEELGLAMSSLQQHWTESAVKAHVLRDMIRGLDATSGVSSGLCLLVEGSRQRKYRPLLERPLCESLESRIEHFVKRGRLEREQDEAGGETLHKGKRSKYSQNSTGAAAEVVNASPE, encoded by the exons ATGTCTGAGACCTTAATCCAGAGAATaaaggagctggaggaggaagtggagaaGCTCAAATCCCAGCTGAATGGGAACCACACGGAGACCAATGCATGTCCCAATAATAATAAGACAAATggtaaaaaaggaaagaaagcctGCAAGGAGCGACCGTTCGACTTTTCCGCACACCCTCGCCGCCACGTTGCTCTGCGTCTAGCCTACTTGGGATGGGCCTACCAGGGCTTTGCCGTCCAGGAGAACACGGACAACACGGTGGAGGCCAGGCTCTTTGAAGCCCTCCTGAAGACGCGCCTCATCCAGGATCGCCAGAGCTCCAACTATCACCGGTGCGGACGCACAGACAAAGGTGTCAGCGCCTTTTCCCAG GTGATAACAATCGACCTGCGCTCCACACAGTATTCCGGTTTGGGCGTCTCCGTTCCTGAAGACAGTAAACAGGACACCGCCGCCGCCCCAGAGCTTCCCTACGTGAAGATGCTGAACAGAGTCCTACCTCGGGACATCCGGATTTTAGAGTGGGCTCCTGCCGCTGAGGGCTTCAGCGCTCGTTTCGATTGCCAGTCCCGCACGTACCGCTACTACTTTCCGCGAGGCTCTTTAGATGTGGCGGCCATGACGGACGCAGCGAAAAG GTACGAAGGCACCCATGATTTCCGTAACCTGTGCAAGATGGACGTGGGCAACGGCGTCCTGCAGTTTGAGAGGACCATCCTGTCGGCGACAGTCGAGCCGGCGGACCCCCAACGCGCCGACGGCACGCACCCGCATgacttgtttgtgtttgagaTTAAAGGACTCGCCTTCCTCTACCACCAG GTTCGCTGCATGATGGCTGTGCTGCTCCTGATTGGACAGAAGCTGGAAGCCCCAGAAATTATCCACAGCCTCCTCGATGTTCACAATAACCCCAGAAAGCCGCAATACAG CATGGCGGTGGACTACCCGCTGGTCCTCTACGACTGCCACTTTGACGGCCTGAGCTGGAAGCGGGATGCCGAGGAGCTGGGTCTCGCCATGTcttctctgcagcaacactggaCGGAGAGCGCCGTCAAGGCTCACGTTCTACGCGACATGATTCGAGGCTTGGATGCTACAA GCGGGGTGTCATCCGGCCTATGCCTGCTGGTGGAAGGCAGCCGGCAGAGGAAGTACCGGCCCTTGCTGGAGCGTCCACTCTGCGAGAGCTTGGAGTCACGCATCGAGCACTTTGTCAAGAGAGGCCGGCTGGAGCGGGAGCAGGATGAAGCCGGTGGAGAAACTCTTCACAAAGGGAAGCGGTCCAAATACTCCCAAAATTCAACAGGTGCTGCTGCTGAGGTGGTCAACGCGAGTCCAgaataa